In Xenorhabdus poinarii G6, the following are encoded in one genomic region:
- a CDS encoding helix-turn-helix domain-containing protein — MNNVRNDWHQADIIAALRKRGTTLAAVSREAGLSSSTLANVLSRPWPKGEWIVANYLNIHPSEIWPSRYFDMNGNLIERKVRDKSAK, encoded by the coding sequence ATGAACAACGTTAGAAATGACTGGCATCAAGCTGATATTATTGCAGCATTACGTAAGCGTGGTACAACGCTTGCCGCAGTCTCCCGTGAAGCGGGACTCAGTTCTTCTACATTAGCAAATGTGTTATCACGCCCTTGGCCTAAAGGGGAATGGATCGTTGCTAATTATCTCAATATTCATCCATCTGAAATCTGGCCTAGCCGTTATTTTGATATGAACGGTAATCTTATAGAGCGCAAAGTTCGCGATAAATCAGCAAAATAA
- a CDS encoding putative quinol monooxygenase, whose translation MIVAIVKAKILSGKEDELRNIANILQFDYAPLEKGCHRYESFIDGDNFITIEIWENQRLLDIHLEQEHVNKYVPKMRVCVVDGVFDVTFITNGTVTQTKI comes from the coding sequence ATGATTGTTGCAATTGTAAAAGCAAAGATTTTATCTGGTAAAGAAGACGAATTACGTAACATAGCAAATATACTGCAATTTGATTATGCCCCTTTAGAAAAGGGTTGCCATCGCTATGAATCATTTATTGATGGTGATAATTTTATTACTATAGAAATATGGGAAAATCAGCGTCTTTTAGATATTCATTTAGAACAAGAACATGTCAATAAATATGTGCCTAAAATGAGGGTATGTGTTGTTGATGGTGTATTCGATGTAACATTTATAACTAATGGAACCGTAACACAAACTAAAATTTAA
- a CDS encoding terminase large subunit, with product MNAWDQYALDVENGTIPACKRLKQAVKRYYNDLNNPIYTFDTEVVERFIAFSRLCPHVKGHLRGQPIVLEPWQQFAFANLFGFKVKATGRRKYRSAYIQVPRKNAKSTVAAILANWFLVMEPGQQDIYTAAVSRDQARIVFDDARQMSLLSKPLKKRVAIQQHKVTYTKSNSLLKPLAAKASTIEGTNPSLAIVDEYHLHPDNAVYSALELGMGARPEGLLFAITTAGSNVISACKQHYDYCCQILGGEEQNESLFALIYELDDENEIDDKALWIKANPNLNISVDSAALHDTIQKARGIPSQWTEMLTKRFNIWCQSETPWMGEGAWQACQINYDENDLKGLECYAGLDLSSTGDITSVCYTFPVENELLLLTRHYLPEAQLQNPANKNRAIYRQWVQAGWIRTTTGDCIDYDRIRDDILKDSQQFDIKLVGFDTWNATHLRTQLQGAGLDVEPFPQTYLRFSPVAKSAEVFVNRKVIRHNDDPVLAWAMSNVVMETDANANIKPNKRKSANKIDPAIAFLMSFGTWQSEHEEFAFSLSEGQQQRLNNFDGV from the coding sequence GTGAACGCATGGGATCAGTACGCTCTTGATGTCGAAAATGGCACAATTCCGGCCTGTAAGCGCCTGAAACAGGCCGTGAAACGCTACTATAACGACCTGAACAACCCGATTTACACGTTTGATACTGAGGTGGTAGAGCGTTTTATTGCGTTCTCCCGCCTCTGTCCCCACGTCAAAGGCCACTTGCGCGGTCAGCCCATTGTGCTTGAACCGTGGCAACAATTCGCCTTTGCTAACCTGTTCGGCTTCAAAGTAAAAGCGACGGGGCGTAGAAAATACCGCAGTGCTTATATTCAGGTGCCGCGCAAAAATGCGAAGTCCACCGTGGCCGCAATACTGGCGAACTGGTTTCTGGTGATGGAACCGGGACAGCAGGATATTTACACCGCCGCTGTCAGCCGGGATCAGGCGCGTATTGTGTTTGATGATGCCCGCCAGATGAGCCTGTTATCTAAGCCCCTGAAAAAGCGGGTAGCCATCCAGCAACATAAAGTGACTTACACGAAGAGCAACAGCCTGTTAAAGCCACTGGCCGCCAAAGCCTCGACCATTGAGGGCACCAATCCCAGCCTCGCTATTGTTGATGAATACCACTTGCACCCCGATAACGCCGTGTATTCTGCCCTTGAATTGGGGATGGGCGCACGCCCCGAAGGACTCCTGTTTGCCATTACTACGGCGGGCAGTAATGTTATTTCGGCCTGTAAGCAGCACTATGATTATTGCTGTCAGATACTGGGCGGCGAAGAACAAAATGAATCCCTGTTTGCCCTGATCTACGAGCTGGACGACGAAAACGAGATTGATGACAAGGCACTTTGGATTAAGGCTAATCCCAATCTGAATATCTCAGTGGATAGCGCCGCCCTGCATGACACCATCCAGAAAGCGCGAGGCATTCCTTCCCAATGGACGGAAATGCTAACCAAACGCTTTAATATCTGGTGTCAGAGTGAAACGCCGTGGATGGGCGAAGGGGCTTGGCAAGCCTGCCAAATTAATTATGATGAAAACGACCTCAAGGGGCTGGAGTGCTACGCCGGACTGGATTTGTCTTCAACGGGGGATATCACCAGTGTTTGCTACACCTTCCCCGTGGAGAATGAACTGTTACTCCTGACCCGCCATTATTTACCAGAAGCGCAGTTACAGAACCCGGCCAACAAGAACCGGGCTATTTATCGCCAATGGGTGCAAGCAGGCTGGATACGCACCACAACAGGCGACTGCATTGATTATGACCGTATCCGTGATGACATTCTCAAGGACAGCCAACAGTTTGATATCAAGCTGGTCGGTTTCGATACATGGAACGCCACGCACCTAAGAACTCAACTTCAGGGCGCCGGACTGGATGTTGAGCCATTCCCGCAAACCTATCTGCGCTTTAGTCCGGTGGCTAAATCGGCTGAGGTATTCGTGAATCGCAAGGTCATTCGTCACAACGACGATCCGGTTCTCGCATGGGCGATGTCCAATGTGGTGATGGAAACCGATGCGAACGCCAATATCAAACCTAACAAGAGAAAATCAGCGAATAAAATCGACCCTGCTATTGCGTTCCTGATGAGTTTTGGCACATGGCAGAGCGAGCATGAAGAGTTTGCGTTTAGCTTAAGTGAGGGGCAGCAACAACGATTAAATAACTTTGATGGGGTTTAG
- a CDS encoding phage terminase small subunit P27 family, whose protein sequence is MARAPKPPVYLNDIAAEQWKSKAKLLNERDDLSPADWNNLELYCVNYAIYRKAVADIELRGFAVEGSRGAATSNPSLKAKADAEKIMIKMSSLLGFDPVSRRRNPIESDEPDDLDVLIA, encoded by the coding sequence ATGGCAAGGGCACCCAAACCCCCGGTTTACTTAAACGACATCGCCGCCGAGCAATGGAAATCGAAAGCGAAACTGTTAAATGAGCGTGACGACCTCAGCCCGGCAGACTGGAACAATTTAGAACTGTATTGCGTTAACTATGCGATCTACCGTAAAGCCGTGGCCGACATTGAATTACGCGGGTTCGCGGTGGAAGGTTCACGCGGCGCGGCGACCAGTAACCCGTCACTGAAAGCCAAGGCGGACGCGGAAAAAATCATGATAAAAATGTCGTCCTTATTGGGCTTTGATCCCGTATCCCGCCGCCGAAATCCGATAGAAAGCGATGAACCTGATGATCTAGATGTGCTGATTGCCTGA
- a CDS encoding HNH endonuclease, translated as MPWQPLKRCTYPGCKQRVKSGRCDEHKREARRVQDKQRGTRTQRGYSNQWGKYRLMYLKANPLCVICLKANTYTPATIVDHIIPIDGDSDVLFWPDFNHQSVCHRCHNSKTFTQDPITKQKRKHGAYREQEAEATRRNDWMYQHE; from the coding sequence ATGCCTTGGCAACCTTTGAAACGCTGTACTTATCCCGGCTGCAAACAACGGGTAAAATCGGGTCGTTGCGATGAACACAAACGGGAAGCCCGGCGTGTACAGGATAAGCAGCGAGGCACCCGAACCCAACGCGGTTATAGCAATCAATGGGGTAAATATCGCTTGATGTACCTTAAGGCTAATCCCTTATGTGTGATTTGCCTGAAAGCCAACACCTACACCCCGGCAACCATTGTTGACCACATTATCCCGATAGACGGTGACAGTGATGTACTGTTCTGGCCTGACTTCAATCATCAATCAGTATGTCATCGTTGCCATAACAGCAAGACGTTTACCCAAGACCCGATAACCAAGCAGAAGCGCAAGCATGGTGCTTATCGTGAGCAGGAAGCAGAAGCAACAAGGCGCAATGACTGGATGTACCAGCATGAATAA
- a CDS encoding head-tail connector protein: MDKIDIPLSEIKQHCRVDESDTRDDALLVGYANAALEVCQQHIGKRFDNGLTFTPAIKVGCLLYIGLLYENREMATDLELKEVPFTIKSLWSVYRDIGVY, from the coding sequence ATGGATAAAATCGATATCCCCTTAAGTGAAATCAAGCAACATTGCCGGGTGGATGAAAGCGACACCCGCGACGATGCGTTATTGGTGGGCTATGCCAATGCCGCACTGGAAGTGTGCCAGCAACATATCGGCAAGCGCTTTGATAATGGCTTGACTTTCACGCCTGCCATCAAGGTGGGCTGCCTGCTTTATATTGGCTTGTTGTATGAAAACCGGGAGATGGCAACCGATCTTGAGCTTAAAGAAGTGCCGTTTACCATCAAGTCCCTGTGGTCTGTCTATCGTGATATCGGAGTCTACTAA
- a CDS encoding phage head closure protein codes for MRAGRLQHRVTIQKNESSRSPMGSVINKWVDVAEVWAEVRTISGRELVASSAVFSEVTIRIWLRYRADITTGHRIVYQGKPLVIAVVIPDTKHTRLELLCKGGVRNG; via the coding sequence ATGAGGGCAGGCAGATTGCAGCATCGGGTAACGATACAGAAAAACGAATCAAGCCGTTCGCCTATGGGGTCGGTGATTAACAAATGGGTGGATGTTGCCGAAGTTTGGGCGGAGGTGAGAACGATCAGCGGGCGGGAACTCGTCGCATCGAGCGCGGTATTTTCAGAAGTGACTATTCGTATCTGGTTGCGCTACCGTGCGGATATCACCACAGGCCATCGCATTGTTTATCAAGGCAAACCCCTTGTGATTGCCGTCGTTATCCCCGATACCAAACACACCCGCCTAGAACTGCTTTGCAAAGGAGGCGTGCGCAATGGATAA
- a CDS encoding phage portal protein, translated as MWPFKRKAPETRSMTMEEFLSLAGVSNTKSGEHVSPSTAEGLPAVMNAVTVIGEAVASMPCYLYRVAHQNSKESREWLSDHPVDYLLNEYPNDCQTPYQFKRTLMRHCLLNGNAYAVIIWGRDGQPQSLHPYPPSAVVPQRLSDHRFAYTITEPYSGKVKTYLQEEVLHLRYATEDGFLGRSPVTVCRETLGLGLAQQRHGTSIMKEGMMAAGVIKSADWLDGTKGAKALEALKRYKGARNAGKTPILEGGMEYQQLGMSNQDAEWLASRRFTIDDIARMFNVSPIFLQEYSNSTYSNFSEASRAFLTITMRPWLANFEQQIKSALLMASPKRGIRYQVEFDTADLLRANPRERFQSYETAIKSGVMSPNEAREREGLSPREGGDEFSQAWKQTVEIKQPPEDKA; from the coding sequence ATGTGGCCGTTTAAGCGAAAAGCGCCTGAAACCCGCAGTATGACGATGGAGGAGTTTCTTTCTCTGGCGGGCGTATCTAACACTAAATCGGGGGAGCATGTTTCACCCTCCACGGCAGAGGGCTTACCCGCCGTGATGAATGCCGTCACGGTCATTGGTGAAGCCGTTGCCTCCATGCCCTGTTACCTCTATCGGGTTGCGCACCAGAACAGTAAAGAGTCCCGCGAATGGTTGAGCGATCACCCGGTGGATTACTTGCTTAATGAGTACCCGAATGACTGCCAGACCCCGTACCAGTTCAAGCGAACCCTGATGCGTCATTGCCTGTTAAATGGTAATGCGTATGCGGTGATAATCTGGGGGCGGGATGGTCAGCCACAATCATTGCACCCTTACCCCCCGTCAGCGGTTGTACCACAACGATTATCCGATCACCGGTTCGCCTATACCATCACCGAACCTTATAGCGGCAAGGTAAAAACCTATTTACAGGAGGAAGTCCTGCACCTGCGCTATGCCACTGAAGACGGCTTTCTTGGCCGCTCACCCGTCACTGTCTGCCGCGAAACCTTGGGTTTGGGGCTGGCACAACAACGCCACGGAACCAGCATTATGAAAGAAGGTATGATGGCGGCGGGGGTAATTAAATCCGCCGACTGGCTGGATGGGACGAAAGGCGCTAAGGCACTGGAAGCCCTCAAACGTTACAAGGGTGCCCGTAATGCAGGGAAAACGCCTATTCTTGAGGGCGGGATGGAGTACCAGCAATTGGGGATGAGTAACCAAGACGCGGAGTGGCTGGCCTCCCGCCGCTTCACCATTGACGATATCGCCCGGATGTTCAACGTCAGCCCGATCTTTCTGCAAGAGTACTCGAACAGCACCTACAGCAACTTTAGCGAAGCCTCACGCGCCTTTCTGACTATCACTATGCGCCCGTGGCTCGCCAACTTTGAGCAACAAATCAAATCGGCCTTACTGATGGCCTCACCGAAACGGGGGATACGTTACCAAGTCGAGTTTGATACGGCCGACTTACTGCGTGCTAACCCACGGGAACGCTTCCAGAGTTATGAGACGGCGATTAAGTCGGGGGTGATGTCACCGAATGAAGCCCGTGAACGTGAAGGCTTATCGCCGCGTGAAGGGGGGGATGAATTTAGCCAGGCATGGAAGCAAACCGTCGAAATCAAGCAACCACCGGAGGACAAGGCATGA
- a CDS encoding HK97 family phage prohead protease, whose product MNNDFEIRTASLSAADKKLVGYAIRWNSRSHLLWDEFVEQFAPNAFSASLTSGADVRALYEHDHMNLLGRTASGTLQLSEDATGLRFELTPPDTQLGRDVLTLVERGDILGMSFGFRALKDQWDIGQEPYVRTVLEAELREITITSLPAYPESGVEIAKRSLNTIKTSDTDLRHYWLQLSEV is encoded by the coding sequence ATGAATAACGATTTTGAAATCCGCACCGCCTCCTTGTCAGCGGCAGATAAAAAGCTGGTCGGCTACGCGATCCGGTGGAACAGCCGCTCACATCTCTTGTGGGATGAGTTTGTGGAACAGTTTGCCCCGAATGCGTTTAGTGCCAGCTTAACTTCTGGCGCAGATGTCAGGGCACTTTATGAACATGATCACATGAACCTGTTAGGCCGCACCGCGTCCGGCACCTTACAGCTTAGTGAAGATGCTACCGGGTTACGCTTCGAGTTAACCCCGCCTGATACCCAATTAGGCCGCGATGTACTAACGCTGGTCGAACGTGGTGATATTTTAGGCATGTCCTTTGGATTCAGGGCATTGAAGGATCAATGGGATATTGGTCAGGAACCGTATGTCAGAACCGTCTTGGAGGCTGAATTACGGGAAATCACTATCACCAGCCTGCCCGCCTACCCTGAGAGTGGCGTAGAGATTGCCAAGCGCTCGCTGAATACTATTAAAACCAGCGATACTGACTTGCGTCATTACTGGCTGCAACTGTCTGAGGTGTAA
- a CDS encoding phage major capsid protein → MKKLLELRQQKATLTEQMRTLLTKAETEKRSLTEEEAKQFDELRSQSDALNTEIARYEALSDEERHQAKTQPTSEKLSNDELRHYIVTGETRTLSTGVPSEGGYTVIPELNKQIMQQLADESVMRRICTLKTIRSNEYKQLVSVGGAAVAHGEEGKARGETSTPKMEEVSIKLFPIYAYPKTTQEIIDFSDVDILGWLTSEIADTFVDTEETDLVSGDGSKKAKGFLSYPRDTQADKTRVFGTLQKLEVATLEADSLIDLKFLLRNKYRKNAVWVMNSNTAAKVQKLKNGNGDYIWRERLQAGDPDMLLGLPVHYLEFMPDNVIGLGDFKRGYFIVDHETGTRTRPDNITEPGFYKVHTDKYLGGGLVDSNAIKVLELKAGK, encoded by the coding sequence ATGAAAAAACTCCTTGAATTACGCCAGCAAAAGGCAACCCTCACCGAACAAATGCGCACCCTGCTCACCAAGGCCGAAACTGAAAAACGCTCATTGACCGAAGAGGAAGCCAAACAGTTTGACGAACTGCGCAGCCAGTCCGACGCACTGAATACAGAAATCGCCCGCTACGAAGCCTTGTCAGATGAAGAACGCCATCAGGCGAAGACTCAGCCGACCAGTGAAAAACTCAGCAACGACGAACTGCGCCACTATATTGTGACCGGAGAAACCCGCACCTTGTCTACGGGCGTGCCGTCCGAGGGTGGCTATACCGTTATTCCTGAGCTAAACAAACAAATCATGCAGCAACTGGCGGATGAATCGGTCATGCGCCGGATCTGTACCCTCAAGACCATACGCAGCAACGAATACAAACAGTTGGTTTCTGTCGGTGGCGCAGCGGTAGCCCACGGGGAAGAGGGCAAGGCACGCGGTGAAACGTCCACGCCGAAGATGGAAGAAGTCAGCATTAAGCTGTTCCCGATTTACGCTTACCCCAAGACAACACAAGAAATTATCGATTTTAGCGACGTCGATATCTTGGGCTGGCTGACCTCAGAAATTGCCGACACCTTCGTTGATACCGAAGAAACGGATCTTGTCAGCGGTGACGGCAGCAAAAAGGCGAAAGGCTTCCTGTCTTATCCCCGTGATACCCAAGCCGACAAAACGCGCGTTTTCGGCACCCTGCAAAAGCTGGAGGTCGCCACCCTTGAAGCTGACAGCCTGATTGACCTTAAGTTTTTGCTCAGGAACAAATACCGCAAGAATGCCGTCTGGGTGATGAACTCCAACACTGCCGCTAAAGTACAGAAACTGAAAAACGGCAACGGGGATTATATCTGGCGGGAACGTTTGCAAGCCGGTGATCCCGATATGCTGCTGGGCTTGCCTGTTCACTATCTCGAATTTATGCCGGATAACGTTATCGGTCTGGGTGACTTCAAGCGCGGTTACTTCATCGTTGACCACGAAACAGGCACCCGCACCCGTCCCGACAATATCACCGAGCCGGGATTTTATAAGGTACACACTGATAAGTATCTGGGCGGGGGCTTAGTGGACTCCAACGCAATCAAGGTGCTGGAACTGAAAGCCGGTAAATAA
- a CDS encoding DUF6201 family protein: MKTKCEYFFKKPLLVLLFITIFIVWMLFPSTLFFGNWNKEFEVKDKHGQYTAMVYKKLPISPYAMFKYFIMDDDYFIVLYDNKNRRIWKSSPFTSISYGAFSASFGFPSSDDDSFIYPTNDGYEVIYINKL; the protein is encoded by the coding sequence ATGAAAACAAAATGTGAATATTTTTTTAAAAAACCATTATTGGTTTTATTGTTCATTACTATTTTTATAGTATGGATGCTATTTCCATCAACTTTATTTTTCGGTAATTGGAATAAGGAGTTTGAAGTAAAGGATAAACATGGTCAATATACCGCAATGGTATATAAAAAATTACCCATATCGCCATACGCGATGTTTAAATACTTTATTATGGATGATGACTATTTTATTGTTTTATATGATAATAAAAATAGACGTATCTGGAAGAGTTCTCCTTTTACATCAATATCATATGGAGCATTTTCTGCTTCATTTGGCTTTCCATCCTCTGATGACGATTCTTTTATATATCCAACAAATGATGGATATGAAGTCATCTATATAAATAAATTATAG
- a CDS encoding DUF6402 family protein produces MSIFKTKTVKGGKNTEIEMDIFYLNQIPDAMEKMGWEMAPKLMRHWFNTKPAYAFTKEIKSKYVTDDAIDIPDERFNDSIIKMEWAIKYKQPKEIMSVLINGWASNAGITQLKKQLKKSEKKVLGYEKDIREIDTFSAVNVRQFGSKLDTIDDWYGAMGNSNMKVAVKGYVDKSNNKDVFVTEQIGMYLKDTYDFVGATEPLGIWSKKGILDKISSVDYAALYATGSWMALWIKYNGYVPVVNDSFRQWQKKHNEGGDFMVFSDILWMEPLPQHRIIYL; encoded by the coding sequence ATGTCGATTTTTAAAACTAAAACCGTTAAAGGCGGCAAAAATACAGAAATTGAAATGGATATTTTTTATTTAAACCAAATCCCGGATGCAATGGAAAAAATGGGATGGGAAATGGCACCAAAATTAATGCGTCATTGGTTTAATACTAAACCTGCTTATGCCTTTACTAAGGAAATAAAAAGCAAGTATGTTACAGATGATGCAATAGATATACCGGATGAAAGATTTAATGATTCCATTATAAAAATGGAATGGGCGATTAAATATAAACAACCTAAAGAGATTATGTCTGTACTCATTAATGGTTGGGCAAGTAATGCAGGCATTACCCAATTAAAAAAACAATTAAAGAAAAGTGAAAAGAAAGTATTAGGATATGAAAAAGATATACGAGAAATAGACACATTTTCAGCAGTCAACGTTAGGCAATTTGGTTCTAAACTTGATACGATTGACGATTGGTATGGTGCTATGGGTAATTCTAATATGAAGGTGGCTGTTAAGGGTTATGTGGATAAATCAAACAACAAAGATGTTTTTGTCACCGAACAGATTGGAATGTATTTAAAAGATACCTATGATTTTGTTGGTGCAACAGAACCTTTAGGGATTTGGAGTAAAAAAGGTATATTAGACAAAATTAGCTCTGTTGATTATGCCGCTCTTTATGCTACTGGAAGCTGGATGGCCTTATGGATTAAATACAATGGATATGTTCCTGTAGTTAATGATAGTTTTAGACAATGGCAAAAAAAGCATAATGAAGGTGGTGATTTTATGGTTTTCTCTGATATTTTATGGATGGAGCCATTACCACAACATAGAATTATTTACCTATGA
- a CDS encoding primase-like DNA-binding domain-containing protein — MNHWQSLLPACGVEVPAKGKHGACPICGGTDRFHFIDDHGNGDWHCRQCDQPNHGDGLDLVARVKGITVFAAAKLVSGALALPLPESKPARKEAPKSETPSIIEKVNRLLAQATLGQSGYLEKKGLQCPKQRLLKEGILLLITQTLNGTITGAQTIKPNGEKRLVAGTQKKGSFIPVSEITGTPDTFIITEGYATALTVSQLHEGVVLAALDEGNFPNVAEQVRELWPDAKIILAADNDWHEPGELDKNGKPKKNVGKIAAEKTAKAINGWVTLPPTEYKADWDDYRQRHGIEAAKQAFSHGLYQVGEKKAVNAEAAQIHEAKPKKANNNLAQMAASQRGALLVESYGKVVVNPDSEMVYHYNGTTWETVSDNELRRAMVAIFDQHDTPYSPNGINNAIYAMKLQVPIIGEQRQDLIGFSNGVYELSTQKFIPHQPEHWLMNHNGIKFTQPAIGENLPDHAPDFYRWLSHAAGQNENKMNRIKAALFMILANRYDWQLFIEVTGEGGSGKSIFTYIATLLAGEHNTASGNMRALDEARGRYQFVGKSLITLPDQVKYVGEGAGIKAITGGDLIEIDGKYEKQFSTVIKAVVLATNNEPMSFTERNGGIARRRVIFPFNIPVKESEKDPQLPEKISRELPVIIRHLLNEFADQNKAKKLLQAQRDSNEALTVKSNSDPLYRFCGYLVSVNDTTGMKMGNKNISPRAPRLYLYHAYLSFMEAHGFERPLTLTKFGESIPKIMLEYRKEYRKVRTKKGYSYNVELSEEAEEWLPSVPECRDFKSPV; from the coding sequence ATGAATCATTGGCAAAGTCTGTTGCCAGCCTGTGGTGTTGAGGTTCCGGCAAAGGGGAAGCATGGCGCTTGTCCGATATGCGGGGGAACTGACCGCTTTCACTTCATCGACGATCACGGTAATGGCGACTGGCATTGTCGCCAGTGTGACCAGCCCAATCACGGTGACGGGCTGGATTTGGTGGCAAGGGTTAAAGGGATCACAGTCTTTGCAGCCGCTAAGTTAGTTTCGGGAGCACTGGCTCTGCCCTTACCGGAATCCAAGCCTGCCAGAAAAGAGGCTCCCAAATCAGAGACTCCCTCAATAATCGAGAAAGTGAACAGGCTCTTGGCTCAAGCCACGCTTGGGCAATCCGGCTATCTGGAGAAAAAGGGGCTGCAATGCCCCAAACAACGGTTATTGAAAGAGGGGATTTTATTGCTGATCACCCAGACACTGAACGGCACTATCACCGGTGCGCAAACCATTAAGCCGAACGGTGAAAAACGCCTTGTTGCAGGCACTCAGAAAAAGGGCAGTTTTATCCCCGTGTCTGAGATAACCGGCACACCGGACACGTTCATCATTACCGAGGGTTACGCAACGGCTTTAACGGTCAGTCAATTGCATGAGGGTGTGGTACTGGCGGCACTGGATGAAGGTAACTTCCCTAACGTGGCCGAACAGGTTAGGGAACTGTGGCCAGACGCGAAGATCATTCTTGCCGCCGATAACGATTGGCACGAACCGGGAGAGCTGGACAAAAACGGCAAACCCAAGAAGAACGTCGGCAAGATAGCGGCAGAGAAGACCGCCAAAGCGATTAATGGTTGGGTAACGCTACCGCCGACAGAGTATAAGGCCGATTGGGACGACTATCGCCAGCGTCACGGCATTGAGGCAGCAAAGCAGGCATTCAGTCACGGGCTATATCAGGTGGGGGAGAAAAAGGCAGTGAACGCAGAAGCAGCGCAGATCCACGAAGCAAAGCCCAAAAAGGCCAATAACAATCTGGCACAAATGGCCGCCAGTCAACGCGGGGCATTATTGGTTGAAAGTTACGGCAAAGTAGTTGTTAATCCTGATAGCGAAATGGTTTATCACTATAACGGCACAACATGGGAAACCGTATCGGATAACGAGCTGCGTCGCGCAATGGTGGCAATCTTTGACCAGCACGACACCCCGTACAGTCCAAACGGGATCAATAACGCTATTTATGCCATGAAATTACAAGTACCAATCATCGGCGAACAACGGCAGGATTTAATTGGGTTCAGTAATGGTGTGTATGAGCTATCGACACAGAAATTTATTCCCCATCAGCCTGAACATTGGCTCATGAACCATAATGGCATTAAGTTTACCCAGCCCGCTATTGGTGAAAACCTGCCGGATCATGCCCCTGACTTTTACCGTTGGTTATCCCATGCAGCAGGTCAGAATGAAAACAAGATGAATCGCATCAAAGCAGCCTTGTTTATGATTCTGGCAAACCGTTATGACTGGCAGCTCTTTATTGAAGTGACAGGCGAAGGCGGCAGCGGTAAAAGCATCTTTACGTATATTGCGACCTTATTAGCGGGAGAACACAATACGGCCAGTGGCAATATGAGAGCGCTGGATGAAGCAAGAGGACGCTATCAGTTTGTCGGGAAAAGTCTGATTACGCTGCCCGATCAGGTTAAATATGTCGGTGAAGGGGCAGGCATTAAGGCCATTACCGGCGGCGACCTGATTGAAATTGACGGAAAATACGAGAAGCAATTTTCAACGGTTATTAAAGCCGTGGTATTAGCCACCAATAACGAACCCATGAGCTTTACAGAGCGCAATGGCGGCATTGCCAGAAGACGAGTAATATTCCCGTTTAATATTCCGGTCAAAGAATCCGAGAAAGATCCACAATTGCCGGAGAAAATCAGTCGGGAACTGCCGGTGATTATTCGTCATTTATTAAACGAATTTGCCGACCAGAATAAGGCTAAAAAACTGCTACAGGCGCAACGCGACTCGAACGAAGCGTTAACAGTGAAAAGCAATTCTGATCCGTTGTATCGCTTTTGCGGTTATCTGGTGTCTGTCAATGATACAACTGGAATGAAGATGGGTAATAAGAATATCAGCCCACGCGCACCGAGACTGTATTTATATCATGCTTATCTTTCTTTTATGGAGGCGCACGGTTTTGAACGTCCGCTAACACTGACTAAGTTTGGTGAATCCATCCCCAAGATTATGCTGGAATACCGGAAAGAGTATCGGAAAGTGCGAACCAAGAAAGGTTACTCTTATAACGTTGAATTATCGGAAGAGGCTGAAGAATGGCTACCTTCTGTGCCTGAGTGTCGAGATTTTAAATCACCTGTATAA
- a CDS encoding YlcI/YnfO family protein yields the protein MQDEKSKKPYERNNSTRRTIRFEDDLLEQIEGVADKGNFSSWVKDACREKLLTLGIKPKI from the coding sequence ATGCAAGATGAAAAAAGCAAAAAACCATATGAGCGAAATAACAGCACACGCCGGACAATTCGCTTTGAAGATGATCTGCTTGAGCAAATTGAAGGGGTAGCTGATAAAGGTAATTTCAGTTCATGGGTTAAAGATGCCTGCCGTGAAAAACTCCTGACTTTAGGAATAAAGCCTAAAATCTGA